The Trichomycterus rosablanca isolate fTriRos1 chromosome 22, fTriRos1.hap1, whole genome shotgun sequence genome has a window encoding:
- the LOC134300283 gene encoding uncharacterized protein LOC134300283, with amino-acid sequence MPTFTIISSNTAVLPGESVQFKCTTPNPTCIPVDFRLYKSGTVIMKQTAESTTSFSFTVDASHPGQYSCDYTYGQINTTSARSASITITLVNLEEPKISFSSSDGWFQPIVTKGTSFSIICTTAPQYQGGSFHLKFSGSDIISTETAVNHSATFFFPEVDYVHQGNYTCSYEVTVSSRSFYSTTESLTITVKASLVPFIGLGATAGLLLLLVPVIIYCVMRRKHKSQIDKKSENKKRPSNTYVDPQNQNESDDDYENQETIFYNKNASEDSDEIYCNVDDDKEKREMDNTQTFLHKTEDSEDSDDDYCNIEDEKKTAIDNTVDSEGSDDDYINADEIQKPISMRRI; translated from the exons ATGCCCACATTTACCATCATCTCCTCAAACACTGCGGTCTTACCTGGAGAGAGCGTTCAGTTCAAATGTACCACACCCAACCCCACCTGCATCCCTGTAGACTTCAGATTGTACAAATCTGGAACAGTGATCATGAAGCAAACAGCTGAATCTACAACAAGCTTCAGTTTCACAGTGGATGCATCACATCCGGGCCAGTACAGCTGCGACTACACATACGGGCAAATCAACACGACATCGGCCAGAAGCGCCTCCATTACTATTACTCTGG TAAACTTGGAGGAGCCCAAAATCTCTTTTAGTTCCTCTGATGGATGGTTCCAGCCGATTGTGACAAAGGGCACCAGTTTCTCCATCATCTGCACCACTGCTCCCCAGTATCAGGGAGGGTCGTTTCACCTGAAGTTTAGTGGGTCCGACATCATCAGCACAGAAACAGCAGTCAACCACTCAGCCACCTTCTTTTTTCCTGAGGTGGATTATGTCCATCAGGGAAACTATACCTGCTCTTATGAGGTTACGGTGTCTTCACGAAGCTTTTACTCTACCACTGAAAGCCTTACTATCACTGTAAAAG cATCATTGGTTCCGTTTATTGGTCTTGGAGCGACTGCAGGACTACTTTTACTTTTAGTGCCAGTCATCATTTACTGTGTGATGAGACGGAAACACAAATCTCAGATAGATAAAAAGAGTGAAAATAAAAAGC GACCCAGTAACACATATGTGGATCCCCAGAATCAGAATGAATCAGATGATGACTACGAAAATCAAGAAACCATTTTTTACAACAAGAACGCCTCAGAAGACTCAGATGAGATCTACTGTAATGTAGATGATGACAAAGAGAAAAGAGAAATGGACAACACACAAACCTTCCTCCACAAGACAGAAGACTCAGAGGACTCTGACGATGACTACTGTAATATAGAGGATGAAAAGAAAACAGCAATTGACAACACAGTTGACTCGGAAGGCTCTGATGACGACTACATCAATGCAGATGAAATACAGAAACCGATTTCCATGAGAAGGATTTAG